A part of Propioniciclava coleopterorum genomic DNA contains:
- a CDS encoding DUF2848 family protein, translated as MHGVAWSKQSAPDFLGDVAWRWGDIKDAFDDFSLVGTVTNDGVEEVIQDGSPAQLLGVDYWVERLGEAGLLKPGTVFISGTIPMKQGVDQFADAWAVELSDGAGHTSRVRYDVEVLPAAWQ; from the coding sequence GTGCACGGCGTGGCGTGGAGCAAGCAGTCGGCGCCGGACTTCCTCGGCGACGTCGCGTGGCGCTGGGGCGACATCAAGGATGCCTTCGACGACTTCTCCCTGGTCGGCACCGTCACGAACGACGGCGTCGAGGAGGTCATCCAGGATGGTTCGCCGGCCCAGTTGCTCGGCGTCGACTACTGGGTGGAGCGCCTCGGGGAGGCCGGGCTGCTCAAGCCGGGCACGGTGTTCATCAGCGGCACCATCCCGATGAAGCAGGGCGTCGACCAGTTCGCCGACGCCTGGGCGGTCGAGTTGTCGGACGGCGCCGGCCATACCAGCCGCGTCCGCTACGACGTCGAGGTGCTGCCGGCCGCCTGGCAGTGA
- a CDS encoding GNAT family N-acetyltransferase has protein sequence MEILAELDGATIIRATREHIPTIERLLADDPTSPQHVATTTLISDEVLGPTPGDSDLEAAFERIDSDPNQSLLVILDDSDRIIGTLQLSFVTTMARGGGIRAFCSGARIRAGADSIAIGKEVFAWMVGYAKSRGARVLMVTTDKDRAHIHGFFTTMGFRATHDALTLPLCPSK, from the coding sequence ATGGAGATCCTCGCCGAGCTCGACGGGGCCACGATCATTCGTGCCACCCGCGAGCACATCCCCACCATCGAACGCCTCCTCGCGGACGACCCCACCTCCCCGCAGCACGTCGCGACCACCACGCTGATCAGCGACGAGGTGCTGGGGCCGACGCCGGGCGACAGCGACCTGGAGGCGGCCTTCGAGCGGATCGACTCCGACCCCAACCAGTCGCTGCTCGTCATCCTCGACGACTCCGACCGCATCATCGGGACGCTGCAGCTCTCGTTCGTCACCACCATGGCCCGCGGCGGCGGGATCCGGGCGTTCTGCTCCGGCGCCCGCATCCGGGCCGGCGCCGACAGCATCGCCATCGGCAAGGAGGTGTTCGCCTGGATGGTCGGCTACGCCAAGAGCCGCGGCGCCCGCGTCCTGATGGTCACCACCGACAAGGACCGCGCCCACATCCACGGCTTCTTCACCACCATGGGCTTCCGCGCCACCCACGACGCGCTGACCCTGCCCCTGTGCCCCAGCAAGTAG
- a CDS encoding glycerophosphoryl diester phosphodiesterase membrane domain-containing protein, with product MAIIAAVMMPQVLSGRPDPGALMGSIIGVSLLGVLIMVALSIFTYVFYARMMVATLDYATGRTVPTWATLTERTRGLMGRLVGFILICAGIGLAAYVVFASILFAVIAGSGGNPSGGATFLIVVATIALMVAAVWVSVRITYALVIMAEEGLKAWDALKRSFALTKGAWWRTFGYQLVIGLVVGIITSIPQGMITGAAQSAAQGQGAGAMGFIGGLLAFVLSIALIPVSYIWIALMYLGRTREVANAGAGYPVGPSFPGGAPWNDPGQPFGQTPGQYDDGARYAADPQQPYPGAPEAPGQYGAPGQYDASGQYGAPDQPGQQDPFGRPDAQPGQGGEQKPGEGGSPTDDDFFGRPKN from the coding sequence GTGGCGATCATCGCCGCGGTGATGATGCCGCAGGTCCTCAGCGGGCGCCCCGATCCGGGCGCGCTCATGGGCTCGATCATCGGCGTGTCCCTCCTAGGCGTCCTCATCATGGTGGCGCTCTCGATCTTCACCTACGTCTTCTACGCCCGCATGATGGTGGCCACGCTCGACTACGCGACGGGCCGCACCGTTCCCACGTGGGCCACCCTCACCGAGCGCACCCGCGGCCTCATGGGCCGCCTGGTGGGCTTCATCCTGATCTGCGCGGGCATCGGCCTGGCCGCCTACGTGGTCTTCGCCAGCATCCTGTTCGCCGTGATCGCCGGCAGCGGCGGCAACCCGAGCGGCGGCGCGACGTTCCTCATCGTGGTCGCCACCATCGCGCTGATGGTCGCCGCCGTGTGGGTCAGCGTCAGGATCACCTACGCGCTGGTGATCATGGCCGAGGAGGGCCTCAAGGCCTGGGACGCCCTCAAGCGTTCGTTCGCCCTCACCAAGGGCGCCTGGTGGCGCACCTTCGGCTACCAGCTCGTCATCGGGCTGGTCGTCGGAATCATCACGTCGATCCCGCAGGGCATGATCACCGGCGCGGCGCAGAGCGCCGCCCAGGGCCAGGGCGCCGGCGCCATGGGCTTCATCGGGGGCCTCCTGGCGTTCGTGCTGAGCATCGCGCTGATCCCCGTCTCCTACATCTGGATCGCCCTGATGTACCTCGGCCGCACCCGCGAGGTGGCCAACGCCGGCGCCGGGTACCCGGTCGGCCCGTCGTTCCCCGGCGGCGCCCCCTGGAACGATCCCGGTCAGCCCTTCGGCCAGACGCCCGGCCAGTACGACGACGGCGCCCGCTACGCCGCCGACCCGCAGCAGCCCTACCCCGGCGCACCGGAGGCCCCCGGCCAGTACGGCGCCCCGGGCCAGTACGACGCCTCCGGCCAGTACGGCGCGCCGGATCAGCCCGGCCAGCAGGATCCCTTCGGCCGCCCGGACGCACAGCCCGGCCAGGGCGGCGAGCAGAAGCCCGGCGAGGGTGGCTCCCCCACCGACGACGACTTCTTCGGACGCCCGAAGAACTGA
- a CDS encoding MBL fold metallo-hydrolase RNA specificity domain-containing protein: MASTPSTTLTFLGAAGTVTGSKFMVTVGSRRVLVDAGMFQGEKEWRLKNWDEFPVDPATISDVVLTHAHMDHVGYLPALARNGFDGPIWCTQGTRELAEIVMRDAAKLQELEAEDANERGYSKHAPALPLYTTEDVEDLLPQFVALEYDTDFELTGNERPGFTASPDETVTIRLTRAGHILGSASVNLWTPTASALFSGDLGRHDHPVLRPRDTPLGAPTVLIESTYGDREHPEPDGLPHEGFADVIRRTIERGGSVVIPAFAIDRTEVVLKTISDLEREGRIPDVPVFVNSPMGVRALRVYQSHPDELRPDLRPEDFVKVPDLTTVESPEDSKRLTAKEGHGPAVIISSSGMATGGRVLHHLEALLPDPKNAVILTGYQGVGTRGRQLSEGADKVKINGKYVPVRAEIYHDHEFSVHADGSDLLDWLKELEPRPQTVYCVHGEKDSAANLAARIKRELGVNAVVPAYGEVVLLDTDGAPAADRIVKAPVPAPDRGRPPAEPSPRRRRRGQARAAAPAPAAAAPAASGASRGSGEAPRYKLITGLNDADFERKVNDALREGYELQGPPSVAYDGKDIVVAQVLMAPGGSH; the protein is encoded by the coding sequence ATGGCGAGCACACCCTCGACGACACTGACGTTCCTCGGCGCCGCCGGGACCGTCACCGGGTCGAAGTTCATGGTCACCGTCGGCAGCCGCCGCGTCCTCGTGGACGCCGGCATGTTCCAGGGCGAGAAGGAGTGGCGCCTGAAGAACTGGGACGAGTTCCCCGTCGACCCCGCCACGATCTCCGACGTGGTGCTCACCCACGCCCACATGGACCACGTCGGCTACCTGCCCGCCCTGGCGCGCAACGGCTTCGACGGCCCCATCTGGTGCACCCAGGGCACCCGCGAGCTCGCCGAGATCGTCATGCGCGACGCCGCCAAGCTGCAGGAACTCGAGGCCGAGGACGCCAACGAGCGCGGCTACTCCAAGCACGCGCCGGCGCTGCCGCTGTACACCACCGAGGACGTCGAGGACCTGCTGCCCCAGTTCGTCGCGCTGGAGTACGACACCGACTTCGAGCTCACCGGCAACGAGCGTCCGGGCTTCACCGCGTCGCCCGACGAGACCGTGACCATCCGGCTGACGCGCGCCGGCCACATCCTCGGCTCGGCCTCGGTCAACCTCTGGACGCCGACCGCGTCGGCGCTGTTCTCCGGCGACCTGGGACGCCACGACCACCCGGTGCTGCGCCCCCGCGACACGCCGCTCGGCGCGCCGACGGTGCTGATCGAGTCGACCTACGGCGACCGGGAGCACCCCGAGCCGGACGGCCTGCCGCACGAGGGGTTCGCCGACGTCATCCGTCGCACGATCGAGCGCGGCGGCAGCGTCGTCATCCCCGCGTTCGCGATCGACCGCACCGAGGTCGTGCTCAAGACGATCTCCGACCTCGAGCGCGAGGGCCGCATCCCCGACGTGCCGGTGTTCGTGAACTCGCCCATGGGCGTCCGGGCGCTGCGGGTCTACCAGTCGCACCCCGACGAACTGCGCCCCGACCTGCGGCCCGAGGACTTCGTGAAGGTGCCCGACCTCACCACGGTCGAGTCGCCCGAGGACTCCAAGAGGCTGACCGCCAAGGAGGGTCACGGCCCGGCGGTGATCATCTCCAGTTCGGGCATGGCGACCGGCGGGCGCGTCCTGCACCACCTCGAGGCGCTGCTGCCCGACCCCAAGAACGCGGTGATCCTGACCGGCTACCAGGGCGTCGGGACGCGCGGACGCCAGCTGTCCGAGGGCGCCGACAAGGTCAAGATCAACGGCAAGTACGTCCCGGTGCGGGCCGAGATCTACCACGACCACGAGTTCTCGGTGCACGCCGACGGCTCGGACCTGCTCGACTGGCTCAAGGAACTCGAGCCGCGCCCGCAGACCGTCTACTGCGTGCACGGCGAGAAGGACTCGGCGGCGAACCTGGCGGCCCGCATCAAGCGGGAGCTCGGCGTCAACGCCGTGGTGCCCGCCTACGGCGAGGTCGTGCTGCTCGACACCGACGGCGCGCCCGCCGCCGACCGGATCGTCAAGGCCCCCGTCCCGGCGCCCGACCGCGGACGCCCGCCCGCCGAGCCGTCCCCGCGCCGCCGGCGCCGCGGCCAGGCGCGCGCCGCCGCGCCCGCACCCGCTGCCGCTGCGCCCGCGGCGTCCGGGGCATCCCGGGGGTCCGGGGAGGCGCCGCGGTACAAGCTCATCACGGGGCTGAACGACGCGGACTTCGAACGCAAGGTGAACGACGCGCTCCGCGAAGGCTACGAACTGCAGGGGCCGCCCTCGGTGGCCTACGACGGCAAGGACATCGTCGTCGCCCAGGTCCTGATGGCGCCAGGAGGCTCCCACTAG